In Flavobacterium sp. N3904, one DNA window encodes the following:
- a CDS encoding T9SS type A sorting domain-containing protein, with protein sequence MKTKLLILLFLASFYTYAQTNLVPNGGFENWTNSTTLSNWTIENSITQNTSSYTEGSNSAKLSIANSTTKPKIIAQVPLTAGTTYTVKFKYKYLNSNYSGDHPISLNISQNGSATTLSSSTFATDNNWSVKETTFTPDQNLSYDLSISLYSFDAAAFNVLIDDVQVYIQGTEQYTLIPDVNFENKLIALGIDSSVADGKVLTNNVNKLTSLDVSSSSIADLTGIQDFVALTYLNCSSNQLSSLDVSKNTDLNNLSCYSNKLTSLDIYKNLNLKWLWCVFNQLTNLDVSKNLFLQSLFCYGNELTALDISKNLALQNLWCQSNQLTALDISKNTALTSLNCSINQLTSLDVSKNLGLNELECEGNQLITLDITKNVALSKLYCYSNNLTSLNLKNGKNTLLTNTNINLSSNPNLKCILVDDVVYSDTNWSNKKDAAASFNTDCTPYTMIPDNNFEDKLIALGIDIDGKNGKVVTQSIATLTSLNISHSSIADLTGIQDFVALTSLNCATNKLISLDVTKNVALTSLICNSNQLTTLNVTKNVALINFYCHNNKITDLDISQNINLKGLMCHFNELTTIDISKNTKLELLDCLNNKITSLDVSKNPLITELACENNQLIYLNLKNGANTILDLTYSNFVNNPNLKCIQVDDIVYSDANWTSKKDISATFNLDCTIYTLIPDAKFEDKLIALGIDKDGKNGKVATESIASLTSLDISSSSIADLTGIQDFKAMTYLTCNDNALTTLDVSKNVTLNYFECSNNQLTTLDVSKNVALTIFSCRFNKLLSLNLKNGKNTLLTNANIYLNNNPNLKCILVDDINYADTNWSSKKDTTATFNTDCTPYTLIPDSNFEDKLIALGIDIDGKNGKVKTESVASLTSLEVYSSNIASLTGIEDFVSLNYLDCSDNALTVLNVTKNAALTDLYCNANKLTSIDVSKNLVLNKLNASENVLTSLDVSKNTSLTEINCYTNNLTSLNLKNGNNVNMKRMYFANLAQNPNLICIQVDNATFCNSNWEAKDATAGYSSDCIALSNTYTTIPDAKFEEKLIALGIDKDGKNGKVLSASIYNVGTLDVSNSGITDLTGIHDFRMITSLTCGNNALTALDVSKNQSLDKLYCSVNKIANLDLTQNTALTVLSSSFNLLTTLDVSVNKSLKQLECSNNSLTYLNIQNGNNTNMQSMMFGNFTENPKLTCILVDDAAYSMANWDMAIDKITTYSSTPCITYTLIPDSYFEEKLIALEIDKDGKNGKIQTASINQVIFLDVADSNISDLTGLQDFTALIYFFCDRNNITTIDLSKNLMLENIGVLDNNLTSIDISKNTKIHTLELSKNQITSVDLSQNINLKRLGFENNKITEIDLTNNKELWFVSGYGNLLTNLDLSQNKKIEVINVDNNQLTAINVQNGNNKNFVLPPVTSKTTATNLYCSFINNSKLECIKVDDEAYSNAHWANIKDATATYSSTCSALGIEDSVFDKIAIYPIPTKKELHIDNIMLEKVTVYDALGKLVKTTTFTSGANNNTLHLEGFASGLYYIYLESEGAHTAKKIIVE encoded by the coding sequence ATGAAAACAAAATTACTTATTTTGCTATTTTTAGCATCATTTTATACTTATGCACAAACCAATTTGGTTCCCAATGGTGGATTTGAAAATTGGACAAATAGCACCACATTATCCAACTGGACGATAGAAAACAGTATCACCCAAAACACTTCCTCTTACACCGAAGGAAGTAATAGTGCAAAACTGTCTATAGCAAACAGCACCACTAAACCAAAAATAATAGCTCAAGTCCCTTTGACAGCTGGAACTACTTATACTGTGAAATTTAAGTACAAGTATCTAAACAGTAACTATAGCGGTGATCACCCCATAAGTTTAAACATTAGTCAAAACGGGAGTGCAACAACACTGTCGAGTAGCACTTTTGCAACAGATAACAACTGGTCCGTAAAAGAGACCACTTTTACTCCAGACCAAAATTTGTCGTATGACTTGAGTATTTCCTTATATTCTTTTGATGCTGCAGCATTTAATGTATTGATTGATGATGTGCAAGTGTACATTCAAGGAACAGAACAATATACGCTTATTCCCGATGTGAATTTTGAGAACAAATTGATTGCATTGGGGATTGACTCTAGTGTAGCAGATGGAAAAGTGTTGACCAACAATGTTAACAAATTGACTTCATTGGATGTTTCTTCAAGTTCTATAGCTGACTTAACGGGGATTCAGGATTTTGTGGCTTTGACTTATTTGAACTGTTCTTCTAATCAATTAAGCAGTTTGGATGTTTCTAAAAATACAGATTTGAATAACTTATCTTGTTATTCCAATAAATTAACCAGCTTGGATATTTATAAAAATCTGAATTTAAAATGGTTATGGTGTGTATTCAATCAATTAACTAATTTGGATGTTTCTAAAAATTTGTTTTTGCAGTCTTTATTTTGTTACGGCAACGAATTAACCGCTTTGGATATTTCTAAAAATCTTGCATTGCAAAATTTATGGTGTCAGTCCAATCAATTAACCGCTTTGGATATTTCTAAAAATACAGCTTTAACATCTTTGAATTGTTCGATTAATCAATTAACCTCTCTAGATGTTTCTAAAAATTTAGGATTAAACGAATTGGAATGTGAAGGAAATCAATTGATCACTTTAGATATTACTAAAAATGTTGCTTTGTCTAAATTGTATTGCTACTCAAATAATCTTACGAGTTTGAATCTAAAAAACGGGAAAAATACTTTGTTAACCAATACTAATATAAATCTATCATCTAACCCAAATCTAAAATGCATCCTTGTAGATGATGTTGTCTATTCTGACACTAACTGGTCAAACAAAAAAGATGCCGCAGCAAGTTTTAATACCGATTGTACACCTTATACAATGATTCCGGATAATAATTTTGAAGACAAATTGATTGCTCTAGGAATTGATATCGATGGCAAAAATGGAAAAGTAGTTACTCAAAGTATTGCTACTTTAACTTCTTTGAATATTTCGCATAGTTCTATTGCTGACTTGACAGGAATTCAAGATTTTGTGGCATTAACATCTTTAAATTGTGCAACTAATAAATTAATCTCTCTTGATGTTACCAAAAATGTAGCTTTGACTTCCTTGATTTGTAACTCGAATCAATTAACCACTTTAAATGTCACAAAAAATGTGGCTTTGATAAATTTTTATTGTCACAATAATAAAATAACAGACTTAGATATCTCTCAAAACATTAATTTAAAAGGGTTGATGTGTCATTTTAATGAACTTACAACAATTGATATTTCTAAAAATACTAAATTAGAATTATTAGATTGTTTAAATAATAAAATTACAAGTCTTGACGTTTCAAAAAACCCTTTGATAACAGAGTTAGCTTGTGAAAATAATCAGCTAATTTACTTGAATCTGAAAAATGGTGCGAATACAATTCTAGATTTAACGTATTCTAACTTTGTTAACAACCCTAATCTTAAGTGTATTCAAGTTGATGATATTGTTTATTCTGATGCCAATTGGACAAGCAAAAAAGATATTAGTGCAACTTTTAATCTCGATTGTACGATTTACACCCTAATTCCAGACGCTAAATTTGAAGATAAATTAATCGCTCTAGGAATTGATAAAGACGGTAAAAATGGAAAAGTAGCAACAGAGAGTATAGCCTCTTTGACTTCATTAGATATTTCTTCAAGTTCAATTGCTGACTTAACAGGGATTCAGGATTTCAAAGCAATGACTTATTTGACTTGTAACGACAATGCATTAACAACCTTGGATGTTTCCAAAAATGTGACATTAAATTATTTTGAATGTAGCAATAATCAATTAACGACATTGGATGTTTCTAAAAATGTGGCGTTGACTATTTTTTCTTGTAGGTTTAACAAACTTTTGAGTTTAAATTTAAAAAACGGAAAAAACACTTTGTTAACCAATGCAAATATCTATTTAAACAATAACCCAAATCTAAAATGTATTCTGGTAGATGATATCAATTATGCAGATACAAACTGGTCGAGTAAAAAAGATACTACAGCAACTTTTAATACAGATTGTACTCCTTACACTTTAATTCCAGATTCAAATTTTGAAGACAAATTAATTGCATTAGGAATTGATATCGATGGAAAAAATGGAAAAGTGAAAACAGAAAGTGTAGCCTCTCTTACCTCTCTTGAAGTATACAGTAGCAATATTGCCAGTTTAACTGGTATTGAAGATTTTGTTTCTTTGAATTATTTGGATTGTAGTGATAATGCATTAACTGTTTTGAATGTTACAAAAAATGCAGCTTTAACCGATTTGTATTGTAATGCTAATAAATTAACAAGTATTGATGTTTCCAAAAATTTAGTTTTGAATAAATTAAACGCATCAGAAAATGTACTTACTTCTCTTGATGTATCAAAGAATACTAGTTTAACCGAAATTAATTGCTACACTAACAACTTGACTTCTTTGAATCTGAAAAACGGTAATAACGTTAATATGAAACGAATGTATTTTGCAAATTTGGCCCAAAATCCAAATCTTATATGTATTCAAGTAGACAACGCTACTTTTTGTAATAGCAATTGGGAAGCCAAAGATGCCACAGCAGGGTATTCTTCAGATTGTATCGCTTTATCAAATACTTATACTACTATTCCAGACGCAAAATTTGAGGAAAAACTAATCGCACTAGGTATTGACAAAGATGGTAAAAACGGTAAAGTTCTTTCTGCGAGTATATACAATGTAGGTACTTTGGATGTCTCCAATAGTGGAATAACAGACTTAACAGGAATACATGATTTTAGAATGATAACTTCGCTGACCTGTGGCAATAATGCTCTTACCGCTTTGGATGTTTCAAAAAACCAAAGTTTAGACAAATTATACTGCAGTGTCAATAAAATAGCAAATTTAGACCTTACACAGAATACAGCTTTAACTGTTTTGAGCTCTAGTTTTAATCTATTGACAACACTGGATGTATCAGTAAACAAATCTCTGAAACAGTTAGAATGTTCTAATAACAGTTTAACTTATTTGAATATTCAAAATGGAAATAATACCAACATGCAAAGCATGATGTTCGGAAATTTTACAGAAAATCCAAAATTAACCTGTATACTTGTTGATGATGCAGCCTATTCAATGGCTAATTGGGATATGGCAATAGATAAAATTACAACATATAGTTCAACACCTTGTATCACATATACATTGATTCCAGATTCTTATTTTGAGGAAAAATTAATCGCCTTAGAAATTGATAAAGATGGTAAAAATGGAAAAATACAGACTGCCAGTATTAACCAAGTTATATTTTTAGATGTTGCTGATAGCAATATTTCAGATTTAACAGGACTACAAGATTTTACAGCATTAATATACTTTTTTTGTGATCGTAACAATATCACAACTATTGATTTAAGCAAAAATCTAATGCTTGAAAATATAGGGGTTTTAGATAATAATTTAACAAGTATTGATATAAGTAAAAATACTAAAATACATACTCTTGAACTTTCAAAGAATCAAATTACTTCAGTAGATTTATCTCAAAATATAAATCTTAAGAGATTAGGCTTTGAGAATAACAAAATAACAGAAATAGATCTTACAAATAATAAGGAATTATGGTTTGTAAGTGGTTATGGAAATCTGTTAACTAACTTAGATTTATCTCAAAATAAAAAAATAGAGGTTATAAATGTAGATAATAATCAGCTTACGGCAATAAATGTTCAAAACGGTAATAACAAAAACTTTGTACTACCTCCTGTAACTAGTAAAACAACTGCAACTAACCTATACTGCAGTTTTATAAACAACAGTAAACTTGAATGTATAAAAGTAGACGATGAAGCTTATTCAAATGCACATTGGGCGAATATAAAAGACGCTACAGCAACCTATTCGTCAACTTGTTCTGCATTAGGAATTGAAGATTCTGTTTTTGACAAAATCGCTATATATCCTATTCCTACAAAAAAGGAATTGCATATTGACAATATTATGCTAGAAAAAGTAACCGTTTATGATGCTTTAGGGAAACTAGTAAAAACAACAACATTTACTTCAGGAGCGAATAATAACACATTACATTTGGAGGGATTCGCAAGTGGTCTTTATTATATTTATTTAGAAAGTGAAGGCGCCCATACTGCCAAAAAAATTATAGTAGAATAG
- a CDS encoding S8 family peptidase, which translates to MKRTNLTSLTLLVALSLCLSANAQTSTNYTAKKGKLSETELQRWSHLDLAKDSIPGMSVDKAYAELLKGKKSVKVIVGIVDSGVDIDHEDLKAVIWTNKKEIAGNGIDDDKNGYIDDIHGWNFLGNSGKETLEMTRIIKKVDDGSATYKSALAAYEDKYSKALKDKQQVDFLMAADKSIQVNLNKEVYTVEDLNGIVTTDPDLTKNKMVMTRVLTNAGPDFRIQLKEYKDYVDGQINYNLNKEFDGRKVVGDNPEDIKNTKYGNNTVYGPDKEEALHGTHVAGIIAQVRGNNIGGDGIANNVEIMAIRAVPDGDEYDKDIALAIRYAVDNGAKVINGSFGKSYSPHKQWVYDAIKYAEKKDVLFVHAAGNDGNNIDLDSNANFPNDSDDNKKEFAANVLTVGALNTVYGEGVVAEFSNYGTFNVDVYAPGTEIYATVPNNKFKYEQGTSMASPNAAGVAALIRSYYPKLSAKQVKQIIMDSGTPLPAMVVLGENPNPNQEPVAVLSAQSSKSAKMVNAYNALLMAEKISKK; encoded by the coding sequence ATGAAAAGAACAAACTTAACTTCATTAACATTACTTGTGGCTTTGTCTTTATGCCTTTCGGCCAATGCCCAAACATCAACTAATTATACTGCCAAAAAAGGCAAACTAAGCGAAACCGAATTGCAGCGTTGGTCACATCTGGATCTGGCCAAAGACAGTATTCCGGGAATGAGTGTCGATAAAGCCTATGCCGAATTACTTAAAGGTAAAAAAAGCGTTAAAGTAATTGTCGGAATCGTAGATTCTGGAGTAGATATAGACCACGAAGATTTAAAAGCCGTGATTTGGACCAACAAAAAAGAGATTGCTGGAAACGGCATCGACGACGACAAAAACGGTTATATCGATGATATTCACGGTTGGAACTTTCTTGGAAATTCAGGAAAAGAAACGCTCGAAATGACCCGTATTATAAAAAAAGTCGATGACGGATCAGCCACTTACAAAAGCGCTCTGGCCGCTTACGAGGACAAATACAGTAAAGCTCTCAAAGACAAACAGCAAGTAGACTTCTTGATGGCTGCCGACAAGTCGATTCAAGTAAATTTGAATAAAGAAGTGTATACCGTAGAAGATTTGAATGGGATTGTAACCACAGACCCAGATTTGACCAAAAACAAAATGGTAATGACACGCGTCTTAACCAATGCCGGCCCTGATTTCAGAATACAATTAAAAGAATACAAAGACTATGTAGATGGCCAAATCAATTATAATCTAAACAAAGAATTTGATGGTCGAAAAGTGGTTGGCGACAATCCGGAAGACATCAAAAATACCAAATACGGGAACAATACCGTTTATGGTCCAGACAAAGAAGAAGCGCTTCATGGAACACATGTTGCCGGAATAATTGCTCAGGTAAGAGGCAACAATATTGGCGGTGACGGAATTGCAAATAATGTCGAGATCATGGCCATAAGAGCTGTGCCAGATGGTGACGAGTATGACAAAGATATTGCATTGGCGATTCGTTATGCTGTTGATAATGGTGCCAAAGTAATCAACGGAAGTTTTGGAAAAAGTTATTCGCCACATAAACAATGGGTTTATGACGCTATAAAATATGCCGAAAAGAAAGACGTATTATTTGTTCATGCCGCAGGTAATGATGGCAATAATATCGATTTGGATTCAAATGCTAATTTCCCTAATGATTCTGATGATAATAAAAAAGAATTTGCAGCCAATGTTTTGACTGTTGGAGCTTTAAACACGGTTTACGGAGAAGGTGTAGTTGCCGAGTTTTCAAATTATGGTACATTCAACGTAGATGTTTATGCTCCCGGAACAGAAATTTATGCAACAGTTCCTAATAATAAATTCAAATACGAACAAGGAACATCGATGGCATCACCAAATGCTGCCGGAGTTGCCGCATTAATCCGTTCGTATTATCCAAAATTATCAGCCAAACAAGTAAAACAAATCATTATGGATTCGGGAACACCGCTTCCTGCGATGGTAGTTCTGGGTGAAAATCCAAATCCGAATCAAGAACCAGTGGCGGTTCTATCGGCTCAATCATCGAAATCAGCCAAAATGGTCAATGCTTACAATGCATTACTTATGGCAGAAAAAATATCCAAGAAATAA
- a CDS encoding M1 family metallopeptidase produces the protein MRKYFLLISFTLSFGTLFAQKTCYWQQQADYKMDVTMDVKNYQYKGKQELVYTNNSSDTLKKVYYHLFNNAFQPGSEMDARLQTIKDPDGRMVTKIKVDGKDVKESRIKNLKPDEIGYLKISNFKQDGVTAVAKEVGTILEVTLTKPILPNSKTTFTLDFDGQVPVQIRRSGRNNVEGVELSMAQWYPKIAEFDPEGWHADPYIAREFHGVWGNFDVAITIDKDYVLGGSGYLQNPNEIGHGYQDAGVAVVYPKKTKTLTWHFNAPMVHDFTWAADKNYAHDVVKGPNNVDLHFIYKNTPAVVENWKKLEPLMVEVMAFYNKTVGDYPYKQYSFIQAGDGGMEYAMCTLMLGNGKLEGILGTATHELGHSWFQHVLASNESKHPWMDEGFTTYIENLAMNELAVQKEENPFKGDYAAYYKLVESGKEQPQSTHGDRYDENRPYSISSYVKGCLFLSQLGYVIGQDNLDKTVKKYYQDFKFKHPTPNDIKRTAERVSGANLDWYLVDWTETLNTIDYGIKDVKENTDKTTVTLERIGRMPMPIDLLVEYTDGTKESFYIPLRMMSFEKENPTPAITRTVLNDWAWTYPTFEFNISKPKTTIKKITIDPSGLMADVKQSNNVYELK, from the coding sequence ATGCGCAAATACTTTTTATTAATTTCCTTCACTTTAAGTTTTGGTACTCTTTTTGCCCAAAAAACATGCTACTGGCAACAACAGGCAGATTACAAAATGGATGTTACTATGGACGTCAAAAACTATCAGTACAAAGGAAAACAAGAACTGGTTTACACTAATAATTCGTCAGATACGTTGAAGAAAGTATATTATCATTTATTCAACAATGCCTTTCAACCTGGAAGCGAAATGGATGCCAGACTCCAAACCATTAAAGATCCTGATGGGCGTATGGTAACCAAAATAAAAGTAGATGGCAAAGACGTAAAAGAAAGCCGAATCAAAAATCTTAAACCGGACGAAATTGGATATTTGAAAATTTCTAATTTCAAACAAGATGGTGTTACTGCTGTTGCCAAAGAAGTGGGTACAATACTCGAAGTGACTTTGACAAAACCGATTTTACCAAATTCAAAAACCACCTTTACACTTGACTTTGACGGTCAGGTTCCGGTGCAAATTCGTCGTTCAGGACGCAATAATGTAGAAGGAGTAGAATTATCTATGGCACAATGGTACCCAAAAATAGCTGAGTTTGATCCAGAAGGTTGGCATGCCGATCCTTATATTGCTAGAGAATTTCATGGAGTTTGGGGCAATTTTGATGTTGCTATTACAATTGACAAAGACTATGTTTTGGGAGGATCGGGCTATTTGCAAAACCCAAACGAAATAGGGCATGGCTACCAGGACGCAGGCGTTGCAGTAGTTTATCCCAAGAAAACAAAGACTTTGACTTGGCATTTTAACGCACCAATGGTACATGATTTTACTTGGGCTGCCGATAAAAATTATGCCCATGATGTAGTCAAAGGACCAAACAATGTCGATTTGCATTTTATATACAAAAACACACCAGCCGTTGTCGAAAACTGGAAAAAACTGGAACCTTTGATGGTTGAGGTTATGGCTTTTTACAACAAAACTGTTGGTGATTATCCGTATAAACAATATTCGTTTATACAAGCTGGTGATGGCGGAATGGAATATGCCATGTGTACTTTGATGCTAGGAAACGGCAAACTTGAAGGTATTTTAGGAACCGCGACACATGAGTTGGGACATTCTTGGTTTCAACATGTTTTAGCATCAAACGAATCCAAACATCCCTGGATGGATGAAGGATTTACAACCTATATCGAAAATCTGGCAATGAATGAATTGGCGGTTCAGAAAGAAGAAAATCCATTCAAAGGAGATTATGCAGCTTATTATAAATTAGTAGAATCAGGCAAAGAGCAGCCACAATCAACGCACGGAGATCGTTATGATGAAAACCGTCCTTATAGTATTTCCTCTTATGTAAAAGGCTGTCTTTTCTTGTCGCAATTGGGTTATGTAATTGGCCAGGATAATTTGGATAAAACGGTGAAAAAATATTATCAGGATTTCAAATTCAAACATCCAACGCCCAATGATATCAAAAGAACGGCCGAACGTGTTTCGGGAGCCAACCTCGATTGGTATTTGGTCGATTGGACAGAAACGTTAAATACAATCGATTACGGAATAAAAGACGTCAAAGAAAACACCGACAAAACAACCGTAACTTTAGAACGAATAGGCAGAATGCCAATGCCTATCGATCTATTGGTAGAATATACCGATGGCACAAAAGAGAGTTTTTATATCCCGTTGCGCATGATGAGTTTCGAAAAAGAAAACCCAACGCCTGCCATTACGAGAACCGTTCTCAACGATTGGGCTTGGACGTATCCTACTTTCGAATTTAACATCTCAAAACCTAAGACTACAATCAAAAAAATAACAATTGATCCAAGTGGTTTAATGGCAGATGTGAAACAAAGTAATAATGTTTATGAATTGAAGTAG
- a CDS encoding DUF418 domain-containing protein: MTHSYQPIEDNKRTAIVDILRGWALLGVVIGNYVDYKYIGSAVGPNTKNAFSQVLSDIHEYFFAAKSWTLLSILFGYGFAILIQNVASKGKNPVGFFAWRMLILFALSFINSAIWLGDILKDYAFLGLVLLLFYKSSAKTILRLSLFLFLTIPFVWGFVNTLIYVVPDVYTEPKYLLLYHSSNWFDVFKFNLLGTYYGQILSFTYAISVHILMFACMLLGFYAQKTDFFNRLPELKKTLKKIFSFSLVLGLVLFFIFKIVMFNDLVFPTYFKPGSWLIMCTMLFIASGICLLYCNNKLKTIFDYFRLSGKMTLTNYIVQNTIAFLVFSGVGLKLYDTLPYWFYFVLAVSVFIIQLFVSKWWLSKFNYGPVEWLWRVLSYRKLFPFQKIPSETVSKESEAVVVEL; the protein is encoded by the coding sequence ATGACCCATTCCTATCAACCGATTGAAGATAATAAAAGAACTGCAATTGTTGATATTCTAAGAGGCTGGGCGTTGCTGGGCGTTGTAATAGGCAATTATGTTGATTATAAATATATTGGTTCCGCAGTTGGTCCCAATACCAAAAATGCTTTTTCGCAAGTTCTGAGCGACATTCATGAATATTTTTTTGCAGCAAAATCCTGGACATTATTGAGTATATTGTTTGGTTATGGATTTGCGATCTTAATTCAGAATGTGGCGAGTAAAGGCAAGAATCCTGTTGGCTTTTTTGCATGGCGTATGTTGATTCTTTTTGCATTATCCTTTATCAATTCGGCGATTTGGTTGGGAGATATTTTAAAGGACTATGCTTTTCTCGGACTTGTTTTATTATTGTTTTATAAAAGTTCTGCCAAAACAATTCTTCGCTTAAGTCTTTTTTTATTCCTGACGATTCCTTTTGTCTGGGGCTTTGTCAACACGTTAATATATGTGGTGCCAGACGTGTATACTGAACCTAAATACCTGCTGTTGTACCATTCCAGTAACTGGTTCGATGTATTTAAATTTAATTTACTGGGAACCTATTACGGTCAAATTCTAAGCTTTACTTACGCAATATCTGTTCACATTCTGATGTTTGCGTGCATGCTGTTGGGTTTTTATGCTCAAAAAACAGACTTTTTTAATCGTTTGCCGGAATTAAAGAAAACCTTAAAAAAAATATTTTCTTTCAGTTTGGTTCTTGGTCTTGTGTTGTTTTTTATTTTTAAGATAGTGATGTTCAACGACCTTGTTTTTCCAACTTATTTTAAGCCGGGTTCGTGGTTAATAATGTGCACCATGCTTTTTATTGCCTCGGGAATTTGTCTGCTTTATTGCAACAATAAACTAAAAACCATATTTGATTATTTTAGACTTTCGGGCAAAATGACCTTGACCAATTATATTGTACAAAATACAATTGCTTTTCTTGTTTTCTCCGGAGTTGGGTTAAAATTATACGATACCTTACCTTATTGGTTTTATTTTGTATTGGCCGTTTCGGTATTTATTATTCAATTGTTTGTTAGCAAATGGTGGCTTTCCAAATTCAATTATGGTCCGGTTGAGTGGTTGTGGAGAGTATTGAGTTACAGAAAATTATTTCCGTTTCAGAAAATCCCATCCGAAACTGTCTCAAAAGAATCAGAGGCTGTGGTTGTTGAGCTTTAA